One Capsicum annuum cultivar UCD-10X-F1 chromosome 2, UCD10Xv1.1, whole genome shotgun sequence genomic window carries:
- the LOC107860779 gene encoding uncharacterized protein LOC107860779, whose translation MALTNFILTVAGVSAVILLLRSDVKQSASIFKRNVRQIRHWLEEESASAAKEMEKAKPKEIPKKDIPKDDKH comes from the exons ATGGCGTTAACGAACTTCATACTGACGGTGGCGGGAGTAAGCGCCGTTATCTTACTGTTGAGGAGCGATGTCAAGCAGTCTGCTTCCATCTTCAAGCGTAACGTTCGTCAAATTCGCCACTGGCTCGAGGAAGAGTCCGCCTCTGCTGCTAA GGAAATGGAGAAGGCAAAGCCAAAGGAGATACCAAAGAAGGACATCCCCAAGGATGACAAGCACTAG